In Bacteroidota bacterium, the genomic window CATGTGCTTGTGGCTTGTCCTGAGCGGCCATCTTGATTTCTTTCACATTGCGGCCGGGGCAATCTGTGTCGGAATTGTATTGTTGTTGAATGCGAGAATCTCATCGGTCCAATTTTTTCAGGGGGATGTATCCGAGTGGGAACATCTCCGTTTTGAGCATCTGCTTCGTTTCCTTCCGTGGCTTGCCTGGGAAATAGTTGAAGGGAGCCTCCAGGTTGCCTCAGCCGTTCTCCATCCGAAAATGCCGATCGAACCTGCGTTGATTCGTTTCCGGGTGAATTTACCCATCGTCGGGGCAAAGGTATTGCTCGGCAACGTCATTACACTCACGCCGGGCACTGTTACGCTTTCCATCACAGAGGATGAATTTCTGATCCACGCCCTCCGCCGAAAATCAGCCTCAACGATTATCGACGGCACGATGCCGGGATGGATTGCACAGCTGTTCTATGACGAGGACGAGCAACTTGTTTCTTCCGTTGAGATAATCGAATCGAACAAGGACATGTGATGCAGGATGTCCTCATCTACATAACCAATCTGCTCGCAGTCATTATTATCATTCCGTTCTACAGGGTGTTGAAAGGGCCGACGGTATTCGACCGCGTTCTCGGCGTGGGGGCAATCGGCACGAAGACCCTCGTGTTGATTTGTTTGGTGGGATTTATTTACGGCAGACTTGAAATGTTCATTGATATTGCGCTTGCCTATGCCGTGCTGAACTTCATCAGCGTGTTGGCGATTGCGAAGTACTTCAAGAATTACCGCAAAGGTGCCTGATGGGAATGACGGAGATTATTGCCGTTCTTATGATTCTCGGGGGGGGGTTCTTTCTGCTTGTTGCCAGTATCGGGATTGTGCGCTTCCCGGATTTCTATACAAGGCTGCACGCGATGGGCAAGGGGGATACGCTCGGCATCATCCTCATTCTGCTCGGGCTGTGTGTCTATGAGGGATTCACGCTCAACAGCGCCAAGCTTCTTATCGCTCTTGTCTTCGTCGGCTTGACGAATCCTGTGGCCAC contains:
- the mnhG gene encoding monovalent cation/H(+) antiporter subunit G, producing the protein MGMTEIIAVLMILGGGFFLLVASIGIVRFPDFYTRLHAMGKGDTLGIILILLGLCVYEGFTLNSAKLLIALVFVGLTNPVATHALARAALRYGLKPLLKLDQKDMEPSTTSKIDALET
- a CDS encoding pH regulation protein F, with product MQDVLIYITNLLAVIIIIPFYRVLKGPTVFDRVLGVGAIGTKTLVLICLVGFIYGRLEMFIDIALAYAVLNFISVLAIAKYFKNYRKGA
- a CDS encoding Na+/H+ antiporter subunit E, coding for MTDSPGTTIKKFEKREHPWRGVVVQGLALMCLWLVLSGHLDFFHIAAGAICVGIVLLLNARISSVQFFQGDVSEWEHLRFEHLLRFLPWLAWEIVEGSLQVASAVLHPKMPIEPALIRFRVNLPIVGAKVLLGNVITLTPGTVTLSITEDEFLIHALRRKSASTIIDGTMPGWIAQLFYDEDEQLVSSVEIIESNKDM